In Bacteroidales bacterium, one DNA window encodes the following:
- the nth gene encoding endonuclease III: protein MNDTEIIKETDWVESSEPLLKKYSGRKHPLDYKNRYELLVMVILAAQDSDKRINKIAPDFFKVYPTIMELANAQVEDIQKNISSIRSFRKKAIWLSKIAKVVGDDDKIPVILPELVNLPGIGRKSANVIARESGAEAYGIIVDLHVVRVVPRLGISESENPDKIEKQLMNIFPKSTWNEIGMCFSFLGREICRPTNPQCPVCVMNRVCRYYRSRTEG, encoded by the coding sequence ATGAATGATACTGAAATCATAAAAGAAACTGACTGGGTGGAAAGCTCTGAACCGTTATTGAAGAAATACTCGGGCAGGAAACACCCCTTGGATTATAAAAACCGTTATGAGCTTCTTGTAATGGTTATCCTTGCAGCACAGGATTCGGATAAGCGTATCAATAAGATAGCACCGGATTTTTTTAAAGTTTATCCTACAATAATGGAACTGGCAAATGCACAGGTTGAAGATATTCAGAAAAATATCAGCTCAATCAGGAGTTTCAGAAAAAAGGCCATATGGTTATCTAAAATAGCAAAGGTTGTTGGAGACGACGATAAAATACCGGTCATCTTGCCGGAACTGGTAAATCTTCCGGGCATCGGAAGAAAATCAGCCAACGTAATTGCCCGTGAATCGGGAGCAGAAGCATATGGAATTATCGTTGATCTGCATGTTGTAAGAGTAGTTCCCCGTTTAGGTATTTCAGAAAGCGAAAACCCGGATAAAATCGAGAAACAGCTCATGAACATATTTCCAAAATCAACCTGGAATGAAATTGGAATGTGCTTCTCTTTCCTGGGACGTGAAATTTGCCGGCCAACAAACCCTCAATGCCCTGTTTGTGTAATGAACAGGGTATGCAGGTATTATAGATCCCGTACGGAAGGATAA
- a CDS encoding isoprenylcysteine carboxylmethyltransferase family protein — protein sequence MSKLNFYGVGPKIGRIALPWLAVTIIVSIVLKGSFRFFPDEHRILFFIGLALVILGFIMYFSTIPALLKGIKETRLVTKGAFYLCCNPLYAAIILFMIPGTSFMMNSWLVFSASVVAYIVFKLQIKGEETEMEKFFGEEYKAYRSSTPEFFPVPVKKLFK from the coding sequence ATGTCAAAACTAAACTTTTACGGTGTGGGACCGAAGATTGGCCGCATTGCCCTGCCATGGCTTGCAGTTACAATCATTGTAAGCATTGTTTTGAAAGGTTCATTCCGGTTTTTCCCGGATGAACACAGAATTCTTTTCTTCATAGGACTGGCTCTTGTAATACTCGGTTTCATCATGTATTTCTCAACCATTCCTGCGCTGCTTAAAGGTATCAAAGAAACCCGGCTGGTAACAAAGGGTGCCTTCTATCTTTGCTGTAACCCGTTATATGCCGCCATTATTCTTTTTATGATTCCCGGCACATCATTTATGATGAATTCTTGGCTGGTTTTCAGCGCCAGTGTGGTGGCTTACATTGTTTTTAAGTTGCAGATCAAAGGTGAAGAAACCGAGATGGAGAAATTCTTTGGCGAAGAATACAAAGCTTACAGGAGCAGTACCCCGGAGTTTTTCCCGGTGCCGGTGAAGAAGTTGTTCAAATAG